The Aedes albopictus strain Foshan chromosome 2, AalbF5, whole genome shotgun sequence region aatcactgaagggtTTTTTAAACAAGTCATGGAGAAACCctgtgaagaatttccgaagcaattccagttgaaatttttagaagaatttctgaaaaactttaggaaatcattttttaaaatttcttaggaaatctcaAACGTTCTGAAGCGGTCTCTGGAGATGAAAATATctccttgaagtaatttcagaaggaatcccaacaagaatttctgaaagaaatcctgagaagtgTCTTGAGCGAAAAAAGGACTTTCCACAGAAGTATCAGCTTAAACCTTTCATCATACGAACGTGTATGAGTACATTTCAGCGAACCTTTCACTTGGTTGTAAGGATTTTTTGTAGTGCAGAAATCTTTAGTAAAACCGCTGTGGAAAttttaggaagtacttttgaatgaatctctgggggaatattcgaatgaaacctagggaaattcttgaagaaattccaggaccttttttttaatttctgaaagcattcttTAAGAAATATGTGGTCgtatttctgaaaaataatccTGAATACCTAGAGAAACGCAAAGACAAGCGTCTGCAAATATCCCTAGGAAAAGCTCTTGATAAAGGAgattcagtaggaattcctaggaattattgttgaaaaaataatgcttttaacccttcagcacacgcgctgttgtaaaaagtacaacacttccaaaaaacctcactcatcgtatacagcgcgagcgcggtgcagtttcggttgtttgatggcgcgcgtcctgaatggTTAATGAACCCGTGGAGAAATTGGATTGGAGCTATCCTTAGAGGAAGTAACGGATAAATTTTTGGGATAATATCTGGAATAtctgggaggattttcggcgtggcagtcgcaattgcaatcaaacgatcaaatattctccttcatccgacgtttcgatgtgtattacatcttcttcagggaattaggggtgttaatcgctttcgttttgaaaggctttgtggaagcataatccgtccgaaaaactatttaaaaaacgttggaatcgacttcttgaacactagttatgtttttgccgaattcggttcgcacttctaaCAACACTACTAACGGCCTCCCAGGTGTCCAGATACCTCAGTCGAAAGCTGCCTCCAAATATCTGGAATATCTGGAGcggattctgatggaatcctggaACTCATGCAAGAATCTGCAATGAGATTACTGAAAGTAATATTGTAAGAATCTCTGCAAGATTTTGGGATaaatttctgatgtaatttcTGTGCATATTCATGTGGATATGTTCAATGGAACTCGTAGAACAATTAGTAAACAaatatctgtaggattttctgaaataaaaaatacctcaacgaatttctgagggactatttggatttttttttctgaagaaatttacggAAGATTTTTAAAGAACCTTCTTTGGAAAGATAACCCTTtgaaaaaatttgaaggaatcactggattaCGAATGCATTTAAAAATgattctcaaacattttttttaaatctgtggtttaaaaggaacagtacttaacccgattttctttttactttctaAATCTGTTATTGGTGGAATTTGAGAACAAGCCCATAGAAATAGATTTAAAAAAATTCTTGGTGAGGCAATATTTGAAcaagagagatttttttttaattccttaaaaaaatctagaaaaaaaataaccggaggagtttctgaaagaaaccttggtagattttgagatcggattcctgtagtaatttctgaaagaattattgcAGACACGTGCACAGTGAAGGCGAAAAGGTATTTTGAAAATGCAAGATGTTCTAAAATAAGGGAttaatgaaagattttctaaagaaatcaatggAGCAATATCGGAAAAAATCCAGAGAGGTTTTATAAAAATGTTACTGAAATAATTTCTAGGGTAATCTCAAGAATGCTTCGgtgaaaatactgaaaaaatcttAGGATTTTCTTACAGAATcaaaggaagaattcctgaagcatttctcattgaaatcttcgaaggcAATCATGACAGACATTCATCACaactccctggatgaatttctgaaggtatgagaaactgaagaaatccttgaagacattTTCCTTACGAAACTTTGATAAACTTTTGGTGTTCCCAAATTTTCGGGAGGTTATAATTGCCCTTCACAAGGTCGATTTTCGTCGAAGCAAATCACAACTTCAGATGTTAGTTGTAACGTAGCTTttgctgcaattttatttttcgttttaGTTTTAGTGTaattcattagttataagatttgtACTCACATAAATCGGTTTGCATGTGTAGATTTAAGGACAATTTTCCCGTACTTTTCGTGTTTCGTGTGTTCCTGCATGATACATTTTAATTTAGATTAAGCTCTAACAATAGAAATAAGGAACTTACTTTTTTGCATGAACCACTAACACTTTTAAATTAAGAACAATCAGTTTTAAGTAATTAACAAACTTGCTTGTCGATTAGCTATAGGAGATTAGGATCAATAATTAATTATAACAATTTACATGATAATTAACTTGGAAATTTCACCTTAGCGAGTTTAGCAAGTTCAACGTGTTTTACTTTAATAATAGCTAATTCATTGCATGACATTCAATTGACACATCTGTCACTTATGCCCTGTCATCCTGACAAAGCTGTCAACGGCCGGTCCGGCCGTCACGGTATCGTGACCAACAGTGCTGCCAGTACCAACACTCTCTCCCCCGTAACACTGGCCACCAGGTCCAGTTTTACCAGCATCTATCTCTAATACCGCCAGCCTAGCCACAGGCCTGCGCACAAGCCCCCTCGCAGTTTGTATCATAGCTTGCCGAATCCTCCCATCTGCCCCCTTGATTGCTTGCACTACTCGACCTCTTGTCCACTCATTCCTTCGTCCATCACCAACTACCAGCACTAACTGTCCTTCAGCTATAGGATCCACCTCGCCACACCACGTCGGTCGCTTAGTCAGCGTGGGTAGGTACTCCCTTATCCACCTTCTCCAGAATACGTCTAGCTGATGCTGCAGCTGATGCCACGACGATCTTAAAGCTTCGGCTGGATCTGTTGCTTCAGCTATCGGCTGCCGGACTCCGCTTGAGTTGCCGAGCAGGAAGTGGTTCGGTGTTATTGCCTCGTTTTCTTCCGACGTCAACGGCAGATAGGTTAGAGGTCGGCTGTTCACTATCGATTCGGCCTCCACCATAAAGGTGACCAACGCTTCGTCGTCCAGCTTGCGGCTGTTGTTGTACGCCGTCTCAGCAGCAACTTTGATGGAGCGAACCATCCGCTCCCATGCCCCGCCCATGTGCGGAGTGCCAGGCGGGTTAAACACCCACTTGGTAGCAGTTCCCGTGAAAGTGACGGCTAGTTGCTCTACTTGCTCCTTCAACAGTCTAGCGGCACCCAGGAAATTTGTGCCGTTGTCCGAGTAGATTTCGGCTGGCGCTCCTCTGCGGCAGACGAACCGTCGGATACATTTGATGCAGGAGTCCGTGGTCAAATTATGCGCCACTTCTACGTGCACCGCTCTTATCGTTAGGCACGTGAATACAGCAATCCAGCGTTTCGCGTTGCTCCTTCCGATCTTTACTGTCAGTGGTCCAAAGAAGTCCAGACCCGTGTACGTGAAGGGTTTTACAAAGGATGCCATCCGAGCCAGCGGTAACGGTGCCATGCGAGGAATCTTCGGTGAACACTTGTAGACTCGACACCATTGACAAATCTTGGCCAAACTGCTTACCGCCGTCCGGAGTCGTGGAACGTAGTATCGTTGACGGACTTCGTTGACTACTGTTTCGGTATTCCCATGACGGTATTTACGGTGGTAGTGATCCAGCAGTAGAGTAGTCAGCGcatgttttcttttatttttatttattaaaattACATTCATCGGATTTTATA contains the following coding sequences:
- the LOC134286017 gene encoding uncharacterized protein LOC134286017; translation: MNVILINKNKRKHALTTLLLDHYHRKYRHGNTETVVNEVRQRYYVPRLRTAVSSLAKICQWCRVYKCSPKIPRMAPLPLARMASFVKPFTYTGLDFFGPLTVKIGRSNAKRWIAVFTCLTIRAVHVEVAHNLTTDSCIKCIRRFVCRRGAPAEIYSDNGTNFLGAARLLKEQVEQLAVTFTGTATKWVFNPPGTPHMGGAWERMVRSIKVAAETAYNNSRKLDDEALVTFMVEAESIVNSRPLTYLPLTSEENEAITPNHFLLGNSSGVRQPIAEATDPAEALRSSWHQLQHQLDVFWRRWIREYLPTLTKRPTWCGEVDPIAEGQLVLVVGDGRRNEWTRGRVVQAIKGADGRIRQAMIQTARGLVRRPVARLAVLEIDAGKTGPGGQCYGGESVGTGSTVGHDTVTAGPAVDSFVRMTGHK